The following coding sequences lie in one Ictalurus punctatus breed USDA103 chromosome 16, Coco_2.0, whole genome shotgun sequence genomic window:
- the srek1ip1 gene encoding protein SREK1IP1, whose protein sequence is MALPGVNKDNIRAGCKRCGYPGHLTFECRNFVRVDPRKDIVLDVSSTSSEESEEEGQQEVHKEKIFGSGRSKDSRREKHKKRSKERSHRKAKKRSHSSSDADDDEEVSRKKKKKIHKKKGKKEKREKEKRSKKRKKKHAQASSSSSSSNSSSDSSDTD, encoded by the exons ATGGCTCTTCCAG GTGTGAATAAGGACAACATCCGCGCTGGGTGTAAAAGATGCGGCTATC CCGGTCACCTCACGTTCGAGTGTCGTAACTTTGTGCGTGTGGACCCGAGGAAGGACATCGTTCTGGACGTGAGCAGTACGAGCAGCGAGGAGAGCGAGGAGGAAGGACAGCAGGAAGTCCACAAGGAGAAGATCTTCGGGAGCGGCCGCTCTAAAG atTCCCGAAGAGAGAAACATAAAAAGAGGAGTAAAGAGCGATCTCATCGAAAGGCAAAGAAAAG GTCTCATTCATCCagtgatgctgatgatgatgaagaggtgagcaggaagaaaaagaagaaaatccaCAAGAAGAAAGGCAAAAAGGaaaagcgagagaaagagaaacgcTCGAAGAAGCGTAAGAAGAAACACGCGCAggcttcctcctcctcctcctcctccaacagTTCGAGCGACTCCTCAGACACGGACTGA